A DNA window from Panthera tigris isolate Pti1 chromosome X, P.tigris_Pti1_mat1.1, whole genome shotgun sequence contains the following coding sequences:
- the CYSLTR1 gene encoding cysteinyl leukotriene receptor 1 — translation MDGVGNLTVSSGSNNTCNDTIDDFRNQVYSTLYSMISVVGFFGNSFVLYVLIKTYHEKSAFQVYMINLAVADLLCVCTLPLRVVYYVHKGIWLFGDFLCRLSTYALYVNLYCSIFFMTAMSFFRCIAIVFPVQNINLVKQKKAKFVCVGIWIFVILTSSPFLMSTSYKDEKNNTKCFEPPQDNQAKNHVLVLHYVSLFVGFIIPFVIIIVCYTMIILTLLKNSMNKNLSSRKKAIGMIIVVTAAFLISFMPYHIQRTIHLHFLHNETKPCDSVLRMQKSVVITLSLAASNCCFDPLLYFFSGGNFRRRLSTIRKHSLSSVTYVPKKKASLPEKEEICKE, via the coding sequence ATGGATGGAGTTGGAAATCTGACAGTTTCTTCTGGCAGTAATAACACGTGCAATGATACCATTGATGACTTCCGCAATCAAGTGTATTCCACCCTGTACTCTATGATCTCCGTTGTGGGCTTCTTTGGCAATAGCTTTGTGCTCTATGTCCTCATAAAAACATATCATGAGAAGTCAGCTTTCCAAGTATACATGATTAATTTAGCAGTAGCAGATCTACTGTGCGTGTGTACACTGCCTCTCCGTGTGGTCTATTATGTTCACAAAGGCATTTGGCTCTTTGGTGACTTTTTGTGCCGCCTCAGCACCTATGCCTTGTATGTCAACCTCTATTGTAGTATCTTCTTTATGACAGCCATGAGTTTTTTCCGGTGCATTGCAATTGTTTTCCCAGTCCAGAACATTAATTTGGTTAAACAGAAGAAAGCCAAATTTGTGTGTGTTGGCATTTGGATTTTTGTAATTTTGACCAGTTCTCCATTTTTAATGTCCACATCTtacaaagatgagaaaaacaataCCAAGTGCTTTGAGCCTCCACAGGACAATCAGGCTAAAAATCATGTTTTGGTCTTGCATTATGTGTCATTGTTTGTCGGatttattattccttttgttATTATAATTGTCTGTTACACAATGATCATTTTAACCTTACTGAAAAATTCAATGAACAAAAATCTGTCAAGCCGTAAAAAAGCTATAGGAATGATCATAGTTGTGACAGCTGCCTTTCTGATCAGCTTCATGCCATATCATATTCAACGCACCATCCACCTTCATTTTTTGCACAATGAAACTAAACCCTGTGATTCTGTTCTTAGAATGCAAAAGTCAGTAGTCATAACCTTGTCTCTGGCTGCATCAAATTGTTGCTTTGACCCTCTCCTATATTTCTTTTCAGGGGGGAACTTTAGGAGAAGGCTGTCTACAATTAGAAAGCATTCTTTGTCCAGTGTGACTTATGTACCCAAGAAAAAAGCCTCTTtgccagagaaagaagaaatatgtaaagaataa